The window AGTGGTCTCCACATACAGCTCCAGCCATACAAGCAGAGATAGCTATTATCATCATTTGAGGATTATTTTCAAATACAGCAACAACGATTGGAATTAAAATTCCGAAAGTTCCCCAAGAAGTTCCAGTTGCAAAAGCAAGTCCACAACCAACAACAAATATAATAGCTGGTAACATATTCATTAAAGCTGATGCTGAAGTTTCCATAAATCCTGCAACATATGGAGCAGCTCCTAAACTGTCAGTCATTGATTTTAATGTCCAAGCAAATGTAAGAATTATGATTGCTGGAACCATTGCTTTAAATCCTTCTGGAATACAGTTCATACAATCGTGGAAAGATAAAACTTTTCTTGCTGAGTAAATAGCGATAGTTATTATCATAGCAAAGATACTTCCCATTGAAAGTCCTAAAGATGCGTCACTTCCAGAGAAAGCTTCTACGAAAGTTGCTCCACTGAAAAATCCTCCAGTATAAATCATTCCCATTACACAACAAACGATTAATAAAGCAATTGGTATAATTAGGTCTAATACAGAACCTCTTTTATTTTCTTGAGTAGCTTCGACAACAAATGAACGATCTTCAGTAGTAAATAAATCTCCATTTACTGCATTATCTTCGTGAGTTTTCATTGGTCCATAATCTACTTTGAAAACTACTAATGTGATTAACATAAATATTGTTAATAAAGCATAGAAGTTATAAGGAATTGCATTGATAAATATTGAGAATCCATCTTCTCCAGGAACAAATCCTGTAACTGCTGCTGCCCAAGAAGAAATTGGAGCGATGATACATACAGGAGCCGCTGTTGAGTCAATGATATAAGCAAGTTTTGCACGAGATACATTAAATTTATCTGTTACTGGACGCATAACACTTCCAACTGTTAAACAGTTAAAGTAGTCATCAACGAATATTAAACAACCAAGTAATATAGTAGCAAGTTGAGCTGATACACGAGATTTTATTTTTTTACTAGCCCAAGTACCGAAAGCTAAAGATCCTCCCGCTGCATTCATTAAACAAACCATAGCACCTAAAACTACTAAGAAAATTAAAATTCCTACATTGTAACTATCTGATAAAACTTTTATAAATCCATTTTGTAAAATATGAGTTACAGTTTTTTCAAAAGTAAATCCTGAATAGAAAAGTCCTCCAACAGTTATCCCTAAGAAAAGAGAACTAAAAACTTCTTTTGTAATAAGAGCCAAAACAATGGCAACTACTGGTGGAACTAAAGACCAGAATGTTGCATAAAGAGCTGGCTGATAAGCTTGCTCCTCAGCAAACCCTAAGGTTGACATAACTAAAAACATAAGACACATAAAAACAGTTCTAAAA of the Fusobacterium perfoetens genome contains:
- a CDS encoding Na+/H+ antiporter NhaC family protein — its product is MRNVFRTVFMCLMFLVMSTLGFAEEQAYQPALYATFWSLVPPVVAIVLALITKEVFSSLFLGITVGGLFYSGFTFEKTVTHILQNGFIKVLSDSYNVGILIFLVVLGAMVCLMNAAGGSLAFGTWASKKIKSRVSAQLATILLGCLIFVDDYFNCLTVGSVMRPVTDKFNVSRAKLAYIIDSTAAPVCIIAPISSWAAAVTGFVPGEDGFSIFINAIPYNFYALLTIFMLITLVVFKVDYGPMKTHEDNAVNGDLFTTEDRSFVVEATQENKRGSVLDLIIPIALLIVCCVMGMIYTGGFFSGATFVEAFSGSDASLGLSMGSIFAMIITIAIYSARKVLSFHDCMNCIPEGFKAMVPAIIILTFAWTLKSMTDSLGAAPYVAGFMETSASALMNMLPAIIFVVGCGLAFATGTSWGTFGILIPIVVAVFENNPQMMIIAISACMAGAVCGDHCSPISDTTIMASAGAQSNHVNHVYTQLPYALTVASVTFISYIIVGYTKSLLLALPFGMLALTGILFFMRAKNSK